The following DNA comes from Rosa rugosa chromosome 5, drRosRugo1.1, whole genome shotgun sequence.
ccaaggcatggtcggtgcatgcgatcatcaacaagagagtgtatatctcttgggtaagggagcagagatgtcaagagtgaatacagctagctcttgggtgagagtgagttcttgggaaattctatgagtgtgggtgtacaagggttatgggtttgggttatggtgatTTAGCTCAATGTATCTTGTACTGTAATTATTCTCATAGTGAAGAACGGGTATCTCTCGGGAGGACGTAGGCATAGATTTATGCTGAACTTCGTTAAATCTCGGTGTTCTCTTGTTGCTTGTCTTGTGGTTTGTTACTTTTCTATCAGTCTACTCTGTGAGCCTTGACGGGAAGGATTCTAATTTCCCTAACATGGGGAAGCTAGTCTATTCAATTACCAATTATGACAGAGTATTGCAAATCCATGTTTCAAATGCCTAAGAAGACAAGAAAGATTTGAAAACACCAAATTTTGATTAGTGCTTGTAGATACATCTTCATTCACCAAAGAATGCCTGACCTCAACAATTAATTTGAAGGAAAAAATAGAAGAGTTAAGACCGTGCATGTACTACAAAAGCAATTTATTGTTGATCATTTGCAGGCAAGCATCTAAAATATCCTACACTAGAAGTGACTTGATTTCAGAGTATGAATACAGAGGCACACTCCAGAAAAGTTAAAAATCCAATACAACGTATACGCCACATAACAATTGCAGGTTGAGGTTAATATACCTGCATACTAGAATATATAGCAAGCTCCAACTTAAGAGGATTGATTTTACGGGAACCACACAGAAAAACAATGATCCAACTGCAAAGAATGGACTAGTAGGCATGATTATCAAGTGATCTCTCAGAACATTTCTAAATCAAAGAGACAACAATCAAGTGAAAGCTGAGTAAATTTCTTCAAAGAAGTTCAAGGAATCTATCTATAACATTACCTAGGTAGCTAGAGCAATATTTGCTGCAGAGATAGTGAATACAGTTGGACAACATTTTCATTCTGAAAATGCATCAGTACTATTAGTAAAATATCTGTTAACATACTACACCATATATTGAGCGCAAGACGTGTTTATGGGATTAGGATATGAATGAAAAAGATGATGGACCTGGAAGTATCAAGTTTCAGCAACAATGGAGCTTCAACTCACTACATACTTGATACTTTTCGAGAATGTTATTAGTTTATTCTTTTAATGTACTTTCTCACGCACTAAAGTAACTGGCTTTCACTTTGAAGGTCCCCTAGAACTATAGAGGTGATCAAATTTGTTTCTGTTTCCCTGTTCTTTCTTCTATTTTCTGTTCTTATTACTACTATATGGCTATCTGCACAATAAATTTGAGCTACCTGCAACTCAAATCACCTATAACTTTCATATCTAAAATAATCACACAAATGCTCACACACAGCATCAACAATCAGAGTCCCACTTTACAAATAAGTTAATCATCGAACTTAGTGTAATAAAGTTCCGAGAGTAAATCCAAAATTAGGGAGATAATGAAGTGTGACAGGAAGTCAGGAATGCAATCAACAAAATAGCTAATATAAcattatgagggaaaaaatgtaGTGAAAACTGTTTTAAACTGTACCAAGACTCCAAGAGCAATGTGAAAGTATTCATCCAAAGAAATCCAATCATCGATATCCACTTCTTGAGCAGTGGAGGATTAACTTTCTTTGATTCGTTGGTGCTTGATAAGTAATGTTTTGTGGTTGCGTTGTATGTTAAAGTACGTGAGAGTTATGCTAAGGATGGGAGTTTGCTGATTGGTATATGtaattgatttttgtttcttttcttcccCCAGGTTGGAGAGAACCCCTTATACAAGGAGGTCGAGGTGAGCTTTCATTTCTGATAACAATCTGATGTGGGATTGAGGCTTTAGTATATCCCGGCATATACTCTAATAGGAATGGATGAAAGTAACTCAAACCAAGCGAACAATGGCTATGATTCTGTGAAAAAAACATATGGGGAAGAAAGGTTCAGATCTAAGACATCACTATTACCAAACATAATTAGGATCTTCTACGAAAAAACAAATGAATGGTGTAGACAATGAGCTTGAATTCAACCAGAGCACCATATCAAGCTCATAAAGTACTGATCACCACTAATGATCTTGATGGCACTGTGTTATACTGGTAGACATGTATGAACAAGAAGTCAAATAATTCATAATTCTTAAAGTTATTGGACCTTATCCTAAGTGGCAGTCCAAGTCCGTTAATTGATTTTCTAGAGCATTCACCCCTGGATTGTCGGTGTTCAATGTGATCATACATATTAAACTGATCCTAGTCTTGCTACGAAATCATTGGTGGTCTTTGGAGCCTTACTGATCGAAAAAGTAGCCTGTGATATTTATTCTGGTCCTCAAAATAAGTCTTGAATGCTGCTTCTTACTGAACCCACTAAAGAGAATGAGAAAAACGTTCGGTGTTTGAGGTATAAGAACAAGAAGCTGTGATTTAGGCAAGAATGGGCTAGGTACCTTCTGTAGGCAACGATTTATGGAAAAAACAAATTGATTTGCAACGTAGGGCCTTTGACAAGAGTAATAAGGTGTTAAGGAGGTTACTCATACCAACAGACACCAGAACAGAGAAGACCCACTATAACTAGCCAATTAAGCAATAATACTGTGGTGTTCTGATTATCTTTTATGTctaaatttttttgttctttctaaACCAGATAATAGAGTTTCTTAGATAGAGTAGTACATGTAAATCAAAAGTACTGTATAACAAAAACACTTTAAGCGTACTAGATGCTTTTGCACACAAGAAAAGCACTCAGGTAAAGTAACCTTGCTCAAACATTCAATACTGAAGTCATTCATCTTCTAGCATAAGTTGCTAGTGCATTATGTTTACGCTTATCATTACCACTCTATACCACGCCTCTCCTTTCTGCATATCACTGCCACTTTGTACCAACTATGACTATAAATAGCAGGAAATTAAAATATTACAGtattttcttgtttcttgtgTCATAGAAAGGCGTTGCACTTCAGTCCTTTGCATCTGCAATGCCTCCTGCAGTTATCTGGAAAACGTTCGTTTCTGTCAAGAATAACAACACATATAGGCCTACCCTAGTCATGATACATGCAGTCTCAGTTATAGGATGATGCAGGTAATGATAAAAGTCATAAAGTATATCAATAAAGCAAATGAGAAGGATATTGCTTCAGCCTCAGGCAGGTTTGGGGCATCAAACACCTTGCAGACATGCTGTTCCCCTTTGCCTTTTCTAAACATGAGCCTTATGGTTGCTGCATGGGCGAGCACATGACCTCCTGCTGGTTTCTTTGGATCAGATATGAACACTCCACCACCGGGGTCAGCTATCACTGCACGGTAATCAGATTCACTGTGAGCCTCTAACTTACATGCATCAAATTACTATAAGATCCACTCAAAGAATTTCACTTAAAAAAATTATCCATGATTGAGCTCAAAAGGGTCTTTGAATTTGGTCTATGACCAATTACCTTGGTTGGTCATATAGACAGCGACATTGAATTCCTCAGCAATCTTTATTAATCGGGAAAGCATCTGTGCAAGTTTttgctgaagaagaaaaataaagaggAAGGCCATAAGATTAAAATGAGTGTATATTTTATTTGGTCTGAAAGATCTAAATGATAGTATATGAGCCTATGTATTGCAGGGAATCTGTGAAACTGACCTGGCGATCTGCAAGCTCTCCTCTCCCAGTAAAATCAACATGAAATAGAGCAATCACCGAGTCCACAATCTGAAACACATGAACACATAGAAGTCAATCTTCCAGGCCTGTTGATAGTTGTACCATGACAGAGTTCTGGCAAGTAAAGTACTGAAGTTTTTACCAGAAGTCTGAATGGCTCTTCAGCCATTTTTGCAGCTAGACCAAGAAGCAGATTATACTGATGCTCATATGTAAAAGCACGAGCATAAACGATCTTTATGCAGTCATAGAAAATGTCAAGGTTAGTTCACTGTCATCACTATCATTTGTTCAAGTGAAAGTGTATGTATAGATTGAGGATTACATTGTCGAGAACAGCTCCTGGGTCCAAGCCAAATCTTTCAGCTATAGGTATAATTCGTTCTGGCCGGCTGCGAGTGCATTTAGTTAAGAAGAAAACATTCTTATATTGGTGGTATTGATGAAGATAATTCTTGGTCATCCTTTGTTGATAAAAAGCTACATGAAACATTAGTTGGGATGGACATAGAAAAAGGATACAATGTTCCCTCAGTATCAATGTAAGCAACCTTTCCATTCCCTCCATGCATGTTAGTGGGAAGCTGCAAAGTAGCAAATAAGCTCAGTCAACAACTAGGCTAGGCTTGATGTATATAATGTGATATTTGAATCAAACTGCATGTTCAAGTATGGAAATCATAGGCTAGCTACTAGTTTATTATTTGAGAAAGACCAGATATGGGATGCACAGTTGTAAAAGCAGTATTGGCATTCAATTTTACTTGGCATCGCATTGCAGCAGTCCAAAACCCGCAATTATCAACTTTTTCAGTAACATGCTTCTTAATGGTGTATAATCTCTCTGTTAATCAAACTGAATGATAGGCAAGATGACTCACAGTCAATCTAAACTTAACATTTCACTACTCAAATGCCACACTTTTAGAGAAAGACCACAACAGAATTTTGCAGCATGATGGCATGATTTCCAGTATGCTAAGACAGTCACAACTTAAGGAGAGAGACAAACCTGTGTAGTTACGCAGAGTGTGTGTGCAAGCTGTGTTTTCCCAGACCTGAAATCAGTGTTTAGGTTTAACACAAGCAATGGACAACAGTGATACTAAAAGAAACATTTCAGATTATGGACACCAGTCATACTCGAAGAAACAATGCTCACCTAAATTCCCGAAAGGCTTCTGTGATCGCTAGAGTTTCAACCCCACCTGCAATTTATTAACACAGAATCAAATGAAAACAAACTATTGAGCATAATAAACGTTAGATAGATTGAGTAACTAATAGCAGAAGATTACCGCCTAAAAGTTCATCTAGTGCTTGGCTCCCAGTTGTTATGCGAATCACGGACTTCCTCTATACACCAAAACAAAAGTCAACTTCTGAGGTTCACATTCATCCCCACAGTAACTAACTTCCAAGACTGCATTTACTTTAGCCAGTTTAAAACCACAAACAACTTTAAACTTACTCTGGTTATAGCATCACTCCCAGTAATATATCCAAAGttctgaaaaagaagaaacaataatGAAAACCGAGAAGAAACTTATCACTCCAAAAACTTCAGAAAATCTAGATAAACATTTCAGATTATGGCAAGGTTAAGCACTGACCACTATTTTCTCAGCAGCTTCACAAATCTTATCAACTTTGGCCTCAGATAAACCTTTAATTCCGGTCAAGTTCTGCCAAACAACAATCACAGTAAGGAAATCTAACTTAAACATTTACAGTTTCAAACAATGAGGTGAAATTCGGGATTGAATCTGAGGTAGTAGATGTTTGAGTGGTAGAGATAACATGGATCTCTGCATGTGAATCTAAATCCCCTCCTGGGACACTTTCACACTGTGACAAGTCTCCACTATACATGGAGATACGTACTCGAACTACTTGATGCATTTGTTTCACGGATTCGGAGTGCATCAGACAAGGGCGGCCTCTCCTGCAAAGCAGACTGGATGGAGGCATCAATAGCCTTGACCAGCTCTAAATCTTCTTCAACTGGTGATGCAGTTGGCCGGTTAATTGCAGGACGCGCCTGAAAAATTTACACATTCAATGCTCCATGTAAAGAAGGAAATCATATTTATGCTTAAAGCAACTTTGACTGCTCAGTACTTTGAGAAATTCTCTGCAGCACTTAATAGTGTATTTTACAGTATAGTTTTGCCcccccacccaaaaaaaaaggtCAGGACTCCAGTCTACAAATTAGCACGTACTTTTCCATTTTCATATCTCGCTTTTAGCGCATAGTTCTGAACTTCTGATTCAGGAGTCATAAATGTTAGCATCATGCAATCAATTGTTGAGAATGTAAATGAAAAGCTTTTCATAAGATAGCTGAAATTTGATGTCTTCATTGCACAACTAAGCTAGCTCCACCATCTAGATATTTGTCATCCAAAATCTGTTCTATATATAGTTTTCTTTACCGTCTCACTGGCAAAAGAGAGGCCTTTAGAATAAACTAGTATTCCTTAATTATATGGAGATTAAGCAATAATGTCTCCATATGTTAGAGAGAATACATCATTGGCTGAAATCAAGCCATAACTTAGCATCAGTTTCTGATTCACTGTAGCATCAGTTTCTAATTCACTGTATTTGTTGTAAATGCTTTCAGTTTCTACATCTGTTGTAATTGCAATTTAAATCTCTCTGTAACAGTAGCATTTGTGCTGCTATATAACTTGTATACTTGTAATgagaaaatcaatcaaaatcatttTTCTACATGTCCTTACCTGTTGTCTTCTTTCTCTCCCTTCTGCGTCTTTCCCATCCTCCTGCAATCATCTTCCTCCTTCCGTCAGCTTCCTCCCATGGCTGCATCAACTTCCACCAATCCACCATCTCAGAACACTGCCCAATTCACCAAGTTAACAGAAACCAATTACTTAACTTGGCTTCGTCAAATCAAGCCTTACCTCAACGGTGCCGATCTCTGGGGCTATGTTGATGGTTCCATTCCCGAACCCTCTCCCACCATCCTAACCGCTGCCACCGATACTGAACCCGCAAGATCTGTTCCCAATCCTGCACACAAGAAATGGTTCACGACTG
Coding sequences within:
- the LOC133712909 gene encoding meiotic recombination protein DMC1 homolog; this translates as MPPSSLLCRRGRPCLMHSESVKQMHQVVRVRISMYSGDLSQCESVPGGDLDSHAEIHNLTGIKGLSEAKVDKICEAAEKIVNFGYITGSDAITRRKSVIRITTGSQALDELLGGGVETLAITEAFREFRSGKTQLAHTLCVTTQLPTNMHGGNGKVAYIDTEGTFRPERIIPIAERFGLDPGAVLDNIVYARAFTYEHQYNLLLGLAAKMAEEPFRLLIVDSVIALFHVDFTGRGELADRQQKLAQMLSRLIKIAEEFNVAVYMTNQVIADPGGGVFISDPKKPAGGHVLAHAATIRLMFRKGKGEQHVCKVFDAPNLPEAEAVFQITAGGIADAKD